In the Hordeum vulgare subsp. vulgare chromosome 7H, MorexV3_pseudomolecules_assembly, whole genome shotgun sequence genome, one interval contains:
- the LOC123411154 gene encoding arabinogalactan protein 20-like gives MAAWTSVGLVAVAVLVVGIAMPASAAVQPPAPAPSSDGTSIDQGIAYVLMLVALVLTYLIHPLDASSPYRLF, from the exons ATGGCGGCGTGGACCTCCGTGGGCCTGGTGGCGGTGGCCGTGCTGGTCGTCGGCATCGCAATGCCGGCCTCCGCCGCCGTGCAGCCGCCCGCGCCCGCGCCATCCAGCGACG GCACATCGATTGACCAGGGGATCGCATACGTGCTGATGCTGGTGGCCCTTGTGCTCACCTACCTCATCCATCCACTGGACGCCTCCTCCCCATACAGGCTCTTCTAA
- the LOC123407320 gene encoding uncharacterized protein LOC123407320, which translates to MRNKCFRKFYPDQEDFKTIKKEFADFALFMNAFENPDSIEDRVDFEPKQWWVTHGVSTRLLKKLALKVLGQPASSSCCERNWSTYGFIHSVARNKLTPARAADLVFTHNNHRLLSRNSQAYLTGPSRMWDIEGDGVESFGGVGMLEGANLSLDEPDLEEEIIDSLT; encoded by the coding sequence ATGAGGAACAAATGCTTTCGAAAGTTCTATCCAGATCAAGAAGATTTCAAGACTATCAAGAAAGAATTTGCTGATTTTGCTCTTTTCATGAATGCCTTTGAAAATCCAGATTCTATTGAAGATAGAGTTGACTTTGAACCTAAGCAATGGTGGGTCACTCATGGAGTAAGCACAAGGTTGTTAAAAAAATTAGCCTTGAAGGTTCTTGGGCAGCCAGCATCTTCCTCTTGTTGTGAGAGGAACTGGAGTACGTACGGCTTCATCCATAGTGTTGCAAGAAACAAGCTTACTCCTGCTCGAGCTGCTGATTTGGTGTTCACACACAACAACCACCGCTTGCTTTCAAGGAATTCTCAAGCATATCTAACTGGGCCAAGCAGAATGTGGGACATTGAGGGAGATGGAGTAGAAAGTTTTGGTGGTGTGGGCATGCTTGAAGGTGCAAATCTTTCACTTGATGAACCAGATTTGGAGGAGGAGATAATAGATTCTCTCACTTGA